A single window of Eucalyptus grandis isolate ANBG69807.140 chromosome 1, ASM1654582v1, whole genome shotgun sequence DNA harbors:
- the LOC104449058 gene encoding dihydrodipicolinate reductase-like protein CRR1, chloroplastic produces the protein MAALSCQFHSTLYRERLYGKTRPSISCSAQPSQSNIKVVINGAAKEIGRAAVIAVTKARGMEVAGAVDSHFVGEDIGKLCDMEPLEIPIINDLTMVLGSISQAKETGVVVDFTDPSAVYDNVKQAIAFGMRSVVYVPQIKLDTVTALSAFCEKASTGCLVAPTLSIGSILLQQAAISASFHYNNVEIVESRANARDLPSADVVQIVNNLSNLGQMYNREDLETDVTARGQVLGEDGVRVHSMVLPGLPSSTTVYFSGPGEIYSIKHDITEVQCLMPGLILAIRKVVRLKNLIYGLEKFL, from the exons ATGGCAGCGTTGAGCTGCCAGTTTCACTCTACGCTTTACAGAGAGAGACTGTATGGAAAAACCAGACCTTCCATCTCTTGCTCAGCTCAACCATCTCAATCGAACATCAAG GTGGTCATCAATGGAGCGGCCAAGGAGATTGGACGAGCAGCAGTAATTGCAGTGACCAAGGCCAGAGGAATGGAGGTGGCTGGTGCTGTTGATTCTCACTTTGTGGGAGAAGATATTGGAAAG ttaTGTGACATGGAACCTCTGGAGATACCCATAATCAATGACCTCACTATGGTATTGGGCTCCATATCTCAG GCGAAGGAAACGGGAGTGGTGGTTGATTTCACCGACCCTTCTGCAGTTTATGACAATGTGAAACAG GCCATTGCATTCGGCATGAGAAGTGTGGTATATGTGCCTCAGATAAAACTGGATACCGTGACAGCATTATCTGCATTTTGTGAGAAGGCCAGCACG GGATGCCTGGTTGCCCCAACCCTTTCGATTGGATCCATTCTCCTCCAGCAGGCAGCAATTTCTGCTTCTTTCCACTACAACAATGTAGAGATCGTCGAATCAAGGGCCAATGCAAGG GATCTACCATCGGCAGATGTAGTCCAGATAGTGAACAACCTCTCAAATCTTGGTCAGATGTACAACAGAGAAGATCTGGAGACAGATGTTACG GCGAGGGGGCAAGTTTTGGGAGAGGATGGGGTTCGCGTGCATAGTATGGTGCTTCCAGGGCTTCCTTCTAGTACAACAGTCTACTTTTCTGGTCCCGGAGAG ATCTACTCGATCAAGCACGACATCACAGAAGTCCAGTGCCTCATGCCAGGCTTGATCTTGGCTATAAGGAAGGTCGTGCGCCTCAAG AATCTGATTTACGGGCTGGAGAAGTTTCTGTGA